The Neurospora crassa OR74A linkage group IV, whole genome shotgun sequence genome has a segment encoding these proteins:
- a CDS encoding mitochondrial DnaJ chaperone, variant, giving the protein MNSSVLPKAALPARHFSPAQICRRQRFRACAGRKASAAGFTVVARPRTSRSTTPTTSPTRPISKPRTFHTTNRLLATPRDPYGVLGVDRSASQSDIKKAYYGLAKKYHPDTNKDPNAKDKFAEIQSAYEILSDPEKRKQFDQFGAAGFEAGGHPGPGGEPFGGGHPFGGFGGRGGFGANINLDDLFSAFTGGGRGPFGGGGGGRGPFQPEIFEGDDIEVQVQVSFMEAAKGTKKTITILPLKQCGTCSGSGLKKGTQRSTCKSCGGSGQKVVTVMGGFQMGTVCNACNGSGTVTPKGSECSTCSGDGVVRERKTLVVDIPGGIEDGMKLRISGEGDAPPLGRQSNPNAQGTQGDLYVHVRVAPDPKFQRHGSDILYTATIPLTTAILGGEVTIPTLEGDAKVRVATGTNTGDKMTMAGKGMPKLKGRRGAKGDLRVEFRVNMPKYLSPNQRTIIEMLADEMGDKTAKRVMDIHRTSSTSGTSTDNTAEDHKNEGFLKSLWHNLTNPAHQQKDGSEEAKKEDGEKKDDTKKE; this is encoded by the exons ATGAACTCGTCCGTTCTTCCCAAGGCAGCCCTCCCGGCTCGCCACTTCTCTCCCGCGCAAATATGTCGTCGCCAGAGGTTTAGAGCCTGTGCCGGAAGAAAggcttctgctgctggcttTACTGTAGTTGCTAGGCCTCGCACCAGCCGCTCAACCACACCCACCACTTCTCCCACGAGGCCTATCTCGAAGCCAAGG ACCTTCCACACCACCAACCGCCTGCTTGCTACACCTCGCGACCCCTACGGCGTACTGGGTGTTGACCGGAGCGCCTCGCAATCCGACATCAAAAAGGCCTACTACGGCCTAGCCAAGAAATACCACCCCGATACGAACAAGGACCCCAACGCCAAGGACAAGTTTGCCGAGATCCAGTCCGCCTACGAAATCCTATCTGATCccgagaagaggaagcagtTCGACCAGTTCGGCGCTGCTGGCTTCGAAGCAGGCGGCCACCCCGGCCCTGGTGGTGAACCGTTTGGCGGCGGGCACCCCTttggcggcttcggcggacgcggcggcttcggcgcAAACATCAACCTCGATGATCTCTTCTCAGCATTTACCGGTGGTGGCCGTGGTCcctttggcggcggcggcggcggtcggGGTCCGTTCCAGCCCGAGATTTTCGAGGGTGACGATATCGAGGTGCAGGTGCAGGTGTCGTTCATGGAGGCGGCCAAGGGAACCAAAAAGACGATTACGATCCTGCCTCTGAAGCAATGCGGCACATGTAGCGGTAGCGGTTTGAAGAAGGGCACTCAAAGGTCGACGTGCAAGTCGTGCGGCGGTTCCGGTCAAAAGGTCGTCACGGTCATGGGCGGTTTCCAGATGGGCACCGTTTGCAACGCCTGCAACGGCAGCGGCACGGTGACGCCCAAGGGTTCCGAGTGCTCGACTTGCTCGGGCGACGGTGTGGTGAGGGAGCGCAAGACCTTGGTGGTGGATATTCCCGGCGGTATCGAGGACGGCATGAAGCTACGCATCAGCGGCGAGGGTGACGCGCCCCCATTAGGCAGACAGTCAAACCCCAACGCCCAAGGCACCCAGGGCGACCTGTACGTCCACGTCCGGGTTGCGCCCGACCCCAAGTTCCAGCGTCACGGCTCCGACATCCTCTACACGGCAACGATACCGCTCACCACAGCCATTCTCGGCGGCGAAGTCACCATCCCCACGCTCGAGGGCGACGCCAAGGTCCGTGTCGCCACTGGCACCAACACCGGCGACAAGATGACCATGGCGGGCAAGGGCATGCCCAAGCTCAAGGGCCGTCGCGGGGCCAAGGGCGACCTGCGCGTCGAGTTCCGCGTCAACATGCCCAAGTATCTGAGCCCCAACCAGCGTACCATCATCGAGATGCTAGCGGACGAGATGGGCGACAAGACGGCCAAGCGCGTTATGGACATTCACAGGACGTCGTCGAC ATCTGGGACTTCTACCGATAACACTGCTGAGGACCACAAGAATGAAGGTTTCCTCAAATCGCTGTGGCATAACTTGACCAACCCTGCTCATCAGCAAAAGGATGGATCGgaagaggccaagaaggaggatggcgaaAAGAAGGACGACACCAAGAAGGAGTAA
- a CDS encoding DNA replication licensing factor mcm6, with translation MATPMAHSSDAGFMMSDGIASRGGATPRARNGHPSSSSARPRGPPSESLGAASEDEGEEGFADDQVPVRSRPRNIADIPRVQDRIGVMVQRAFEAFIDGYVETPTSSGQPTSSAVTTDKYYVAQIHGMRTYSLSTFYVDYKHVASWQDGTLAEAITNSYYRFLPFLTAALHSRIAAHEPQYFNEHRQPTASSAHSTTAASTRGANASQSDFGIKNPNQQTDKLFAIAFYNLPLVSRVRSMRARNVGQLLAISGTVTRTSEVRPELALATFVCQACYAVVPNVEQTFRYTEPTQCPNLTCQNRTSWQLDIRQSTFVDWQKVRVQENSSEIPTGSMPRTMDVILRGELVDRAKAGEKCIFTGALIVVPDVSQLGLPGVRNVSVRDDRGADAGGSGVSGLKALGVRDLTYRLAFLACMVTPDVSAIGASGDALLMDIVGTLNSSAAAETAETIKEAQEALLSSYTSAEMEDLRAMVHSDHIYARLVQSLAPTVYGHEVVKKGILLQLLSGVSKTTAEGMALRGDINICIVGDPSTSKSQFLKYVVNFAPRAVYTSGKASSAAGLTAAVVKDEETGEFTIEAGALMLADNGICCIDEFDKMDIADQVAIHEAMEQQTISIAKAGIQATLNARTSILAAANPVGGRYNRKTTLRANINMSAPIMSRFDLFFVILDECNEQVDRHLAEHIVGLHQNRDQAIEPEFSTEQLQRYIRFARTFRPEFTDEAKEVLVQRYKDLRADDAQGGIGKNSYRITVRQLESMIRLSEAIAKANCVEEITPDFVNEAFHLLRQSIISVEHDDVEVDDEEDAPEPPADSPEALQAAAAAASRVPEADMDGDGDVDMGGEAARQPSAAPSQAHREKQTISYDKYISIVNLIVSKVAEDETQGSGEGIEGEQLVEWYLEQKEEEMATEEEYHEERRLVGKVLKRMVKDNILMAIRGQGIVGEEGTVGEGTSARAEGNIVYVLHPNCAVEEF, from the exons ATGGCAACACCAATGGCACACTCCAGCGATGCTGGCTTCATGATGTCGGACGGAATCGCTTCGCGAGGAGGAGCTACTCCCAGGGCGCGAAACGGTCATCCCAGTTCCTCTTCAGCTCGTCCACGAGGCCCCCCCTCAGAAAGCCTCGGAGCGGCCAGCGAAgacgagggcgaggaagggTTCGCTGATGATCAGGTCCCCGTCCGCTCGAGGCCTCGGAACATTGCCGACATCCCCAGGGTTCAGGATAGGATTGGTGTCATGGTCCAGAGAGCCTTTGAGGCCTTCATTGACGG CTACGTCGAAACACCCACCTCGTCCGGCCAACCAACCTCGAGCGCAGTCACGACAGACAAGTACTACGTCGCCCAGATCCACGGCATGAGGACCTACTCGTTATCCACCTTCTACGTCGACTACAAGCACGTCGCCTCATGGCAAGACGGCACCCTCGCCGaggccatcaccaactcGTACTAccgcttccttcccttcctcacAGCCGCCCTCCATAGCCGAATCGCCGCCCACGAACCCCAATACTTTAACGAACATCGCCAGCCCACGGCATCCAGCGCCCACTCCACGACAGCCGCCAGCACACGAGGCGCCAACGCGAGCCAGTCCGACTTTGGCATCAAGAACCCCAACCAACAAACCGACAAGCTCTTTGCCATTGCCTTCTACAACCTGCCCCTCGTCTCGCGCGTGCGCTCCATGCGCGCCCGCAACGTCGGCCAGCTTCTTGCCATTAGCGGCACCGTCACACGCACCTCCGAGGTCCGGCCCGAGCTGGCTCTGGCCACCTTTGTCTGCCAGGCCTGCTACGCCGTCGTTCCCAATGTCGAGCAGACGTTCCGATACACCGAACCGACGCAGTGTCCCAACTTGACGTGCCAGAACCGCACTTCGTGGCAGCTGGACATCAGGCAGAGCACCTTTGTGGACTGGCAAAAGGTGCGCGTGCAGGAAAACAGTAGCGAGATTCCCACAGGAAGCATGCCCAGGACAATGGATGTGATTTTGCGCGGCGAACTGGTGGATCGCGCCAAGGCCGGCGAAAAGTGTATCTTTACGGGTGCGCTGATCGTGGTGCCGGATGTCAGTCAATTGGGTCTGCCGGGTGTGCGGAACGTGTCGGTGCGTGATGATCGGGGTGCGGATGCCGGTGGCAGTGGTGTTTCTGGTCTCAAGGCCCTGGGTGTGCGCGATCTTACCTACCGTTTGGCGTTCCTGGCTTGCATGGTCACGCCTGATGTGTCGGCAATCGGTGCTTCTGGCGATGCCCTTCTGATGGACATTGTTGGTACCCTCAACAGCAGCGCGGCGGCCGAAACAGCCGAGACCATCAAGGAAGCCCAGGAAGCTCTGCTGAGCTCCTACACCTCTGCCGAGATGGAAGACCTCCGTGCCATGGTGCACAGCGACCACATCTACGCACGCCTTGTCCAGTCCTTGGCACCCACAGTCTACGGTCACGAAGTCGTCAAGAAGGGTATCCTCTTGCAGCTTTTGTCTGGTGTCTCCAAAACCACCGCCGAAGGCATGGCACTCCGTGGCGACATCAACATCTGCATCGTCGGCGACCCCTCGACGTCCAAATCCCAATTTCTCAAGTACGTCGTCAACTTTGCTCCCCGGGCAGTCTACACCTCCGGCAAGGCCTCTTCCGCCGCTGGTCTTACGGCTGCCGTGGTCAAGGATGAAGAAACCGGTGAATTCACCATTGAAGCCGGTGCCCTCATGCTCGCTGACAACGGCATCTGCTGCATCGACGAGTTCGACAAGATGGACATTGCCGATCAGGTTGCCATCCACGAAGCCATGGAACAGCAGACCATTTCCATTGCCAAGGCCGGTATTCAGGCCACGCTTAATGCCAGAACCTCGATTCTAGCAGCTGCCAACCCGGTCGGAGGTCGCTACAACCGCAAGACCACCCTGCgcgccaacatcaacatgtcGGCGCCCATCATGTCGCGTTTCGATCTgttcttcgtcatcctcgacGAGTGCAACGAGCAGGTCGACCGCCACTTGGCCGAACACATTGTCGGCCTGCACCAAAACCGGGACCAAGCCATCGAGCCCGAGTTTTCCACCGAGCAACTGCAGCGGTACATTCGTTTCGCTCGCACTTTCCGCCCCGAGTTCACCGACGAAGCCAAGGAAGTCCTCGTGCAGCGCTACAAGGACCTGCGCGCCGACGACGCCCAGGGCGGCATCGGCAAGAACAGCTACCGAATCACCGTCAGACAGCTGGAGAGTATGATCCGTCTGTCTGAAGCCATTGCCAAGGCCAACTGCGTCGAGGAAATCACGCCCGATTTTGTTAATGAGGCGTTCCACCTTTTGCGGCAGTCGATCATTTCCGTCGAACACGACGACGTCGAAGtagacgacgaggaagacgcTCCCGAACCACCCGCCGACTCCCCCGAGGCCTTgcaagccgccgccgccgctgcttcGCGCGTGCCCGAGGCCGATATGGACGGAGATGGCGACGTCGACATGGGTGGTGAAGCTGCCCGACAGCCGTCTGCGGCACCCTCGCAAGCGCATCGCGAGAAGCAGACGATTTCGTACGACAAGTACATTTCCATTGTGAACCTGATCGTCTCCAAGGTGGCCGAAGACGAGACGCAAGGCTCAGGGGAAGGGATCGAAGGCGAGCAGCTGGTGGAGTGGTACctggagcagaaggaggaggagatggcaACGGAAGAGGAGTATCacgaggagaggaggttggTGGGCAAGGTTTTGAAGAGGATGGTCAAG GACAACATCCTCATGGCGATCCGCGGACAAGGAATTGTTGGCGAAGAAGGTACCGTGGGAGAAGGTACCTCGGCAAGGGCAGAGGGCAACATTGTCTATGTGTTGCATCCTAATTGCGCGGTGGAGGAGTTCTAA
- a CDS encoding O-methyltransferase yields the protein MAPSIQELYHDFVGNDVPNAKHRRSSSSFDPNDISINARPCDLGRVSGLIDDIASYNWGDIDFAQDRNARISLLSKARSLIAALETPRETLLRHIGAETSNFYTIVIGIETNLFHEMAKDNGSPKTTARLAEAISFDPGLLRRILRHLASMNHIIQTGEDEYRPNNFSKALTTSPIAGSYQFYRNICLPAMVNLHKWLKTKAYQSPTTTIDNPFTFGHQTSETFFEVIGSTAKNTEHFNDHMVAYCQGQPAWCSNSVYPAADRLISGFDACPQPDGSDPVMLVDIGGNVGHDLQTFVSHYPSHPGRLVLQDLPSVIAVAPPSLTSPLLNGKYVQLQEHDFFTPQPVVGARAYYLHHIMHDWPDDKCVSILSQIKKAMKPGYSRLLINEQVIPEKKASWEATYLDLYMMVLFGARERTEKEWLRLLEDGCGLKVLGMYGPGGGVEGIIECEVALEE from the exons ATGGCCCCCTCCATTCAGGAGCTTTACCATGACTTCGTGGGTAACGATGTACCCAACGCCAAGCACAGAagatcatcctcatccttcgACCCCAACGACATCTCCATCAACGCTCGTCCATGCGACCTGGGTCGTGTTTCTGGCCTTATCGATGACATTGCCTCGTACAACTGGGGCGACATTGACTTTGCTCAAGACCGCAATGCCCGTATCTCCTTGCTGTCCAAGGCTCGATCTTTGATCGCAGCCCTTGAGACCCCAAGAGAGACTCTGCTGAGACATATCGGTGCCGAG ACCTCCAATTTCTACACCATCGTTATCGGCATCGAAACCAACCTCTTCCACGAAATGGCCAAGGACAACGGCTCTCCCAAAACCACCGCCCGTCTTGCCGAAGCCATCTCCTTCGACCCGGGTCTCCTCCGGCGCATCCTCCGCCACCTGGCCTCCATGAACCACATTATCCAAACCGGCGAAGACGAGTACCGCCCCAACAACTTCTCCAAAGCCCTTACCACCTCTCCCATTGCCGGCTCTTACCAGTTCTACCGGAACATTTGCCTTCCCGCCATGGTCAACCTACACAAGTGGCTCAAGACCAAAGCCTACCAGTCCCCCACAACCACCATCGACAACCCCTTCACGTTCGGGCACCAGACTTCCGAGACCTTCTTTGAGGTGATTGGTTCAACTGCAAAGAACACCGAGCACTTTAACGATCACATGGTTGCCTACTGCCAGGGCCAGCCAGCATGGTGCTCCAATAGTGTCTATCCAGCCGCTGACCGTCTTATCTCGGGCTTTGATGCCTGTCCCCAGCCAGACGGTTCTGACCCAGTGATGCTGGTAGACATTGGCGGTAACGTCGGCCACGATCTCCAGACTTTTGTTTCCCATTATCCTTCCCACCCAGGCCGGCTGGTGCTGCAGGACCTCCCCTCCGTCATTGCTGTCGCTCCCCCGTCTCTCACTTCCCCTCTTCTCAACGGAAAGTACGTCCAGCTTCAAGAACACGACTTTTTCACCCCCCAACCCGTTGTCGGTGCACGAGCGTACTACCTCCATCACATCATGCACGATTGGCCGGACGACAAGTGCGTTTCCATCTTGAGTCAGATCAAGAAGGCGATGAAACCGGGGTATTCGCGGCTATTGATCAACGAGCAGGTCATAcccgagaagaaggcaagCTGGGAGGCGACGTATCTGGATCTGTACATGATGGTGCTGTTTGGGGCTAGGGAGCGGACGGAAAAAGAGTGGCTGCGGCTGTTGGAGGATGGATGTGGATTGAAGGTGTTGGGTATGTATGGaccgggaggaggagtggaggGGATCATTGAGTGTGAGGTTGCCTTGGAGGAGTAG